In one Butyrivibrio proteoclasticus B316 genomic region, the following are encoded:
- a CDS encoding aminoglycoside 6-adenylyltransferase has protein sequence MKTYDEMYDLIIKTATEDDRIRAATMEGSAVTPGAVRDGFSDFDITFFVSDIREFTADKNYMRKFGDILIMQTPDDWYMEPYDYNGKKRFAYLTQYKDGNRIDLTFIDVSEIGKQTDFNEPRTILINKDGFTELKEITSGDIFFIQKPSEFEFYNTVNEFRWVSNYATKGLCRHQFYYAKYSMEHLMMNMFMKMINWKVGIDNDFKVTTGSFSKYLRKYLTEDEMKRFEGIFAGGAYEDMWDKVFLMYDYFEDLSIYVADKLGFSLDLEESSNVREFMKKRYADNCEK, from the coding sequence ATGAAAACTTACGATGAAATGTATGACCTGATCATAAAAACAGCGACTGAAGATGACAGAATTCGCGCTGCCACGATGGAAGGCTCTGCAGTTACTCCGGGTGCAGTCCGGGATGGCTTTTCAGACTTTGATATAACTTTTTTTGTTTCTGATATCAGAGAATTCACTGCAGATAAGAATTATATGAGGAAATTTGGAGATATTCTTATCATGCAGACTCCGGATGACTGGTACATGGAACCCTATGACTATAATGGGAAAAAACGTTTTGCATATCTGACACAGTATAAGGATGGAAACAGGATTGATCTGACTTTTATTGATGTTTCTGAGATTGGAAAGCAGACAGATTTTAATGAGCCTAGAACAATACTCATAAATAAAGATGGCTTCACTGAGCTAAAAGAAATCACATCTGGCGATATCTTTTTTATCCAAAAACCAAGTGAGTTTGAATTTTATAATACTGTCAATGAATTCAGATGGGTCAGCAACTATGCTACAAAGGGGCTTTGCAGGCATCAGTTCTACTATGCCAAATACTCCATGGAGCATCTGATGATGAATATGTTTATGAAGATGATCAACTGGAAAGTGGGCATCGATAATGACTTTAAGGTCACCACAGGTTCTTTTTCCAAGTATCTTAGAAAATATCTAACAGAAGATGAAATGAAGCGCTTTGAGGGAATCTTTGCCGGCGGGGCTTATGAAGATATGTGGGATAAGGTTTTTCTCATGTATGATTACTTTGAAGATTTATCTATTTATGTGGCTGATAAACTTGGATTTTCGCTTGACCTTGAAGAATCGTCAAATGTGCGTGAGTTTATGAAAAAGAGATATGCAGATAATTGCGAGAAATAG
- a CDS encoding helix-turn-helix domain-containing protein yields the protein MVREMIQKTLDYVDSNIKEDITAEELAEIAGYSVFHFYRLFQSAVGIPVMQYVLRRKLLYAIYEIGQGRKKNDVVYEYGFETYSGFYRAFIREIGYTPAQYLREYKAKRPYKINIFQEEHIMVSNKLISEVLVNWGLQDAKVSDIVFPETGEISDCAKYVGSNMVIKYTANLGSVKKANQISKALNSVGLTAPSVIPTIDGKEYVTVGELYFTLTRKVEGERVMASGLYLDDYKEKARFIGEIVGQLDLALAKIDTIAEEADLGKCVREWAVPALKGKIDMNPEAMEKYAAQFCDLYRDLPRQVIHRDPNPSNIILAKDKWGFIDFELSEENARIFDPCYAATAILSETFEEGNEDKLLTWVGVMKEIMYGYDSVVKLTDAEKKAVPYMILANQFVSTAFFAGKDKYEELYWINKAMTEWIGRNIEKLCM from the coding sequence ATGGTCAGGGAGATGATCCAGAAAACATTGGATTATGTTGATAGCAACATAAAAGAAGACATTACTGCAGAAGAACTGGCGGAGATTGCGGGATATTCTGTTTTTCACTTTTACAGATTGTTCCAATCAGCTGTTGGAATACCGGTTATGCAGTACGTTTTAAGAAGAAAGCTCCTATATGCTATCTATGAGATAGGCCAGGGAAGGAAGAAAAACGACGTCGTTTATGAATATGGTTTCGAAACATATTCGGGCTTCTACAGAGCTTTTATCCGCGAGATCGGATATACGCCGGCGCAATACCTCCGGGAATATAAGGCAAAAAGACCTTATAAGATTAATATTTTTCAGGAGGAACACATCATGGTCAGTAATAAGTTGATTTCTGAAGTGCTGGTAAATTGGGGGCTTCAGGATGCGAAAGTGTCAGATATCGTCTTTCCGGAAACTGGAGAGATCAGCGACTGCGCAAAGTATGTAGGAAGTAATATGGTGATCAAGTATACAGCAAATCTTGGCTCGGTGAAGAAGGCAAACCAGATTTCCAAAGCGCTTAACAGTGTTGGACTTACTGCTCCGTCGGTTATTCCGACTATTGATGGTAAAGAATATGTTACAGTCGGAGAACTATACTTTACGCTTACAAGGAAGGTTGAAGGCGAGAGAGTTATGGCGAGCGGGCTTTATCTAGACGATTATAAAGAAAAAGCACGTTTTATCGGGGAAATCGTTGGACAATTGGATCTTGCGCTTGCCAAGATAGACACGATTGCGGAAGAAGCGGACTTAGGAAAGTGTGTCAGGGAGTGGGCGGTCCCAGCCTTGAAGGGTAAAATCGATATGAATCCTGAAGCTATGGAGAAATATGCAGCGCAGTTTTGTGATCTCTATAGGGATTTGCCGCGCCAGGTGATTCATAGGGATCCGAATCCGAGCAATATTATCCTGGCGAAGGACAAGTGGGGATTTATTGATTTTGAACTAAGCGAGGAAAACGCCAGGATATTTGATCCATGTTATGCGGCAACAGCCATACTGTCAGAGACTTTTGAAGAAGGAAACGAAGATAAGTTACTTACCTGGGTAGGAGTCATGAAAGAGATCATGTACGGATATGACAGTGTTGTAAAATTGACAGATGCGGAAAAGAAGGCTGTTCCATATATGATATTGGCAAATCAGTTTGTGTCTACAGCTTTCTTTGCAGGAAAAGATAAGTACGAGGAACTCTACTGGATAAACAAGGCTATGACTGAATGGATTGGCAGGAATATAGAAAAACTGTGTATGTAG
- a CDS encoding MBL fold metallo-hydrolase — translation MAAKLLYQGHASVRIVTDEGKVIYIDPFMGDGYDLPADLILMTHDHYDHVQDKLITKRNDGCDVIKWTDALLGGSHNSFNLGYVKVDSVEAGYNKNHDASSCVGFILTFSDGVQVYFSGDTSTTPHMTRLESRKLDYAFLCCDGVYNMDVKEASRCAKIIGAKHNIPYHMEPVKDKTGFDMKVAQRFEAPGKIVLKPGDELELV, via the coding sequence ATGGCAGCAAAACTACTATATCAGGGACATGCAAGTGTACGTATTGTGACAGATGAAGGAAAAGTAATCTACATTGATCCATTTATGGGGGATGGATACGATCTTCCTGCAGATCTTATTTTGATGACACATGATCACTATGACCACGTTCAGGATAAGCTGATTACTAAGAGAAATGATGGCTGCGACGTGATTAAGTGGACTGATGCGTTACTGGGAGGGAGCCATAACAGCTTCAACCTTGGGTATGTGAAGGTTGATAGTGTGGAGGCCGGATATAATAAGAATCACGACGCTTCTTCATGCGTTGGATTTATCCTCACTTTTTCTGATGGCGTTCAGGTGTATTTTTCCGGGGATACATCGACCACTCCGCATATGACAAGGCTTGAGAGTAGAAAACTTGATTACGCTTTTCTGTGCTGCGATGGCGTCTATAACATGGATGTAAAAGAGGCGTCAAGGTGCGCAAAGATAATAGGCGCCAAGCACAATATCCCATATCATATGGAACCGGTAAAAGACAAAACCGGCTTTGATATGAAGGTTGCTCAGCGCTTTGAAGCTCCCGGTAAAATAGTTCTAAAGCCCGGGGATGAGCTGGAACTTGTGTAA
- a CDS encoding GNAT family N-acetyltransferase, translated as MDIQYKKLTYAELDEFINMRIAQLTEEYISTGRTVPEGVDLKLSLKDYYERHMTDGTFVSWLAIDGDKIIGTSGMSFVEKPPYFTCPTGRLGLLSSMYTNPDYRRMGIARELLHRVVEEARAYGCGAVHITASDMGVKLYTAYGFTHNGNFMQYRLDV; from the coding sequence ATGGATATTCAATATAAGAAACTGACATACGCTGAGTTAGATGAATTTATAAATATGAGAATTGCTCAGCTTACTGAGGAATATATATCTACAGGCAGAACTGTTCCGGAAGGTGTCGATTTGAAATTATCACTCAAAGATTATTATGAAAGGCATATGACGGATGGAACATTTGTCTCCTGGCTTGCTATTGACGGAGATAAGATAATTGGAACCAGTGGGATGTCTTTTGTTGAGAAACCACCATATTTTACATGTCCAACAGGAAGGCTCGGTCTTCTCTCCAGCATGTATACCAATCCTGACTACAGGAGGATGGGAATTGCCAGAGAACTGCTTCATAGAGTAGTGGAAGAAGCCAGAGCCTACGGGTGTGGTGCAGTTCACATTACAGCGTCTGATATGGGAGTGAAACTATATACGGCTTATGGATTTACGCATAATGGGAACTTTATGCAATATAGATTAGATGTTTAG
- a CDS encoding AraC family transcriptional regulator has protein sequence MDHTLFSALLKNLLSVDVTDATDMDSSLYAFEKEYCFSIKMQPMFTSKALYYLLSSSKESMIYELIDQLGICLSFFTFDNRFYIIGPYVKEKYSELKTETVLAKNDESSSKSLAFKLYYTAFPIVYTEQITSVVNKCIISFSPTESEYSYRRLSGFIQDVSEEDDKTELSEKNYSEIYRRYDQEKQFLSMIRNGDTKNILSAFEKLSGPEALSDFSKETLNYYASGYGLAILKALSRKAAEESGLSVITIDEITQKYTQLSSATNNAELQTRYQIDMIVELTKAVHNHKLSLDKYSPPIQRVMEYINLHLGDHISNDDLAANASMSISHLSKVFKKETGGTMTEYIALMRCKKAAGLLKKTDLPVQEISSYVGYSDNNYFVKVFKKIYDLTPSEYRKTRIVSL, from the coding sequence ATGGACCACACTCTTTTTTCAGCTCTTTTAAAAAACCTGCTCTCTGTGGATGTCACGGATGCAACAGACATGGACAGCTCTCTTTACGCCTTTGAAAAGGAATACTGCTTCAGCATAAAGATGCAGCCCATGTTTACAAGCAAGGCGCTTTACTATCTTCTGTCCTCCTCCAAAGAAAGCATGATCTATGAGCTCATAGACCAGCTCGGTATCTGCTTGTCCTTTTTTACGTTTGATAACAGGTTTTATATAATCGGACCTTATGTAAAAGAGAAATATTCAGAGCTTAAGACAGAAACCGTACTTGCAAAAAACGATGAATCCTCATCCAAATCATTGGCGTTTAAGCTGTATTACACAGCATTTCCCATTGTGTATACCGAGCAGATCACCAGTGTTGTAAATAAATGCATAATCTCTTTTTCCCCTACGGAAAGTGAGTATTCATACAGAAGACTATCGGGATTTATTCAGGATGTATCTGAAGAAGATGATAAGACAGAACTGTCCGAGAAGAATTACAGTGAAATCTACAGGAGATATGATCAGGAAAAGCAGTTCCTTTCGATGATAAGAAACGGGGATACCAAAAACATCCTGTCCGCATTTGAAAAATTGTCCGGTCCGGAGGCTCTTTCCGATTTTTCCAAAGAGACTCTTAACTACTATGCCTCGGGCTATGGTCTGGCAATACTTAAAGCTCTTTCCAGAAAAGCTGCGGAAGAATCAGGTCTTTCAGTCATTACAATAGATGAGATAACCCAAAAATACACCCAGCTTTCATCCGCTACAAACAATGCAGAACTTCAGACGCGCTATCAGATCGATATGATCGTTGAGCTGACAAAAGCTGTTCACAACCACAAGCTGTCTCTGGACAAGTATTCTCCCCCCATTCAGAGGGTAATGGAATACATCAATCTTCATCTGGGGGACCATATATCAAACGATGATCTGGCGGCAAATGCCAGTATGTCCATCTCTCACCTGTCTAAGGTGTTCAAAAAAGAAACCGGCGGGACCATGACGGAGTACATCGCACTTATGCGCTGCAAAAAAGCTGCCGGGCTCCTGAAAAAGACAGATCTTCCGGTCCAGGAGATCAGCAGCTACGTCGGATATTCTGACAACAATTACTTTGTGAAAGTATTTAAAAAAATATATGATCTGACGCCCTCAGAATATAGAAAAACGCGTATAGTAAGCCTATAA
- a CDS encoding MFS transporter, whose protein sequence is MGKGKSLIREENGVTYKRAKTWHIALAMMTGAGQMAFYLLMNGATYIGNSNFGILVAVTGLIITGSRLLDGITDPVIAFFLERFNSRFGKVRFSIMFGWLLMAIATTLMCNIGAKLSLTGAAGIAFFVLCYVIYIIGYTFVSIAGQINMNILTNDPKQRPTIGVWSTAYSYLVPMIMSVVASAVILPRFNNIQGTEYFATYNVVVILVSLFFYILACIGIAPYDIPENFEGIKKDGETDEKPSFKDMLALIKENKELQRFIMAATSDKLAQTIGSAAVVSTMLNGIMLGSMAISSILSAVAMLPSIIFAIIGAKIAGKQGSRKVMIDWTKNCIGLNIAFAVYLLFTPTTLVGTVFGGNLSTGAVLMAITYVLFTFGNNAMKMVVSVSTSAFRMDVVDYEMDRSGKYMPATVSATYSFIDKIVSSFGATIATLMIGLIGYTTTAPQQGDPLTFGVRVMTVILLIGFPIVGWICTLLAMKNSELTYEKMEEIQKSIGEKKKAAMGQ, encoded by the coding sequence ATGGGTAAGGGCAAATCTCTGATAAGAGAAGAAAATGGGGTAACCTATAAAAGAGCTAAAACCTGGCATATTGCGCTTGCGATGATGACAGGTGCAGGGCAGATGGCATTTTATCTGCTGATGAATGGTGCAACATATATTGGAAATTCCAACTTTGGAATACTTGTTGCAGTTACAGGACTTATTATCACAGGATCAAGGCTTTTGGATGGAATTACAGACCCGGTAATAGCTTTTTTCCTGGAAAGATTTAATTCCAGATTTGGAAAAGTAAGATTTTCAATCATGTTTGGATGGCTTCTTATGGCCATTGCTACGACGCTGATGTGCAATATAGGGGCAAAGCTGTCACTTACGGGTGCAGCGGGAATAGCATTTTTTGTCCTCTGCTATGTGATCTATATCATTGGTTATACATTCGTAAGTATAGCAGGTCAGATCAATATGAACATTCTGACAAATGATCCAAAACAGCGTCCTACAATCGGTGTCTGGAGTACAGCGTATTCATATCTGGTGCCAATGATCATGAGCGTTGTGGCATCGGCTGTGATTCTCCCAAGATTTAATAACATTCAGGGAACAGAATACTTCGCAACTTACAATGTAGTGGTAATACTTGTTTCACTCTTTTTCTACATTCTGGCATGCATAGGAATTGCTCCATATGACATTCCCGAGAATTTCGAAGGAATCAAAAAGGATGGCGAAACCGATGAAAAGCCAAGCTTTAAGGATATGCTGGCTCTGATCAAAGAAAACAAAGAGCTTCAGAGATTCATCATGGCTGCAACATCCGATAAGCTGGCTCAGACAATAGGCTCTGCAGCGGTAGTATCCACGATGCTTAACGGAATCATGCTTGGATCAATGGCTATTTCATCAATTCTTTCTGCTGTGGCAATGCTTCCATCCATTATTTTCGCAATCATTGGTGCGAAGATTGCAGGAAAACAGGGTAGCAGAAAGGTCATGATCGACTGGACCAAGAATTGTATCGGACTGAATATCGCATTTGCGGTATATCTTTTATTCACACCTACAACTCTTGTGGGAACAGTATTCGGTGGCAACTTATCAACCGGAGCAGTTCTCATGGCAATCACTTATGTACTCTTTACATTTGGAAATAACGCAATGAAGATGGTTGTTTCTGTATCAACAAGCGCGTTCAGAATGGATGTTGTTGACTATGAGATGGATCGCTCAGGAAAATACATGCCTGCGACAGTATCCGCTACTTACAGCTTTATTGACAAAATAGTTTCATCTTTTGGTGCAACTATCGCAACACTCATGATTGGACTGATAGGATATACAACTACAGCTCCCCAGCAGGGTGATCCGCTTACTTTCGGCGTCAGAGTTATGACTGTAATACTTCTTATCGGATTCCCTATAGTGGGATGGATCTGCACACTTCTGGCAATGAAGAATTCTGAGCTCACATACGAGAAGATGGAAGAGATCCAGAAGAGTATCGGCGAGAAGAAAAAAGCTGCAATGGGTCAGTAA
- a CDS encoding YdcF family protein, protein MGNSIANITKKKRFLSLKNIYLIISVLSFLYSIAVYMVGSGTYSFVIWIAAALFFGFLFVMDQKKLWSRVPKAVRYAFRTVVVAGVLVFTICQVCILTAFFSKGAPGADYIIVLGAQMRSSGPSIIYKYRLNSAIEYLRNNPDTKVVVTGGQGSNEPISEGEGGKIYLMEKEISEDRIIVESTSLDTDENIVNAMKLINPDKDMTIGIVTNNFHLFRGMMLARRHTDAEITGIAAFTEYQFLPNNMVRETFGILKDIY, encoded by the coding sequence ATGGGGAATAGTATTGCTAATATAACTAAGAAAAAGAGATTTTTATCTCTGAAAAACATATATCTGATCATATCTGTGTTGTCATTTTTGTACTCAATTGCAGTATACATGGTAGGAAGCGGAACATATTCTTTTGTGATATGGATTGCTGCGGCTCTATTCTTTGGCTTTTTATTTGTTATGGACCAGAAGAAGCTGTGGTCAAGAGTTCCAAAGGCTGTCAGATATGCCTTTAGAACAGTAGTTGTGGCAGGAGTACTTGTGTTTACGATATGTCAGGTGTGTATCCTGACTGCCTTTTTTTCTAAGGGAGCACCCGGAGCAGATTATATAATTGTGTTGGGAGCACAGATGAGATCGTCCGGTCCAAGCATCATTTACAAGTATCGTCTGAATTCAGCTATAGAATATCTTAGAAACAATCCTGATACCAAAGTAGTAGTTACCGGAGGTCAGGGGAGCAATGAGCCGATATCTGAAGGAGAGGGCGGAAAGATTTATCTGATGGAAAAAGAGATTTCTGAGGATAGGATAATTGTTGAGAGCACATCACTTGATACCGATGAAAATATAGTAAATGCTATGAAGCTTATAAATCCGGACAAAGATATGACTATAGGCATAGTCACTAACAATTTTCATCTTTTCAGAGGAATGATGCTGGCAAGACGCCATACAGATGCTGAGATAACGGGGATTGCGGCATTTACCGAGTATCAATTTCTTCCTAACAACATGGTAAGAGAAACATTTGGAATATTAAAAGATATTTATTAA
- a CDS encoding HD domain-containing protein — protein sequence MIIDRKKVREKFAEYTRNYDPSNPKIALKIAHTYRVADNCEKIARSIELSDEDVEFAWLSGMLHDIGRFEQVKRYNTFIDSESVDHAEFGADLLFGDENLITDYVDFRSWDRDLETVIRQHNKYRVDKEVSGKLLVFCNILRDADKVDILRVNVETPMEEIYNVTEDVLFSAGVSEKVMEQVREHHAVNRDIMDSPAEHLIGHIALAFELVYPKSWELAREQGYLYQMFEFPTRNQSTKKAIAEAKSELEKQVVVLRRGK from the coding sequence ATGATAATAGATAGAAAAAAGGTTAGAGAGAAATTTGCAGAGTACACAAGGAATTATGACCCATCAAACCCTAAAATAGCGCTTAAGATAGCCCATACATACAGAGTGGCAGATAATTGCGAGAAAATAGCCAGGAGTATAGAGCTTTCTGATGAGGATGTGGAGTTTGCTTGGCTGTCAGGGATGCTCCATGATATAGGCAGGTTTGAACAGGTCAAAAGATATAACACCTTTATAGATTCGGAATCAGTTGACCATGCAGAATTTGGTGCTGATCTTCTTTTTGGAGATGAAAACCTGATCACAGATTATGTAGATTTCAGATCTTGGGATAGAGACCTTGAAACAGTTATCAGACAGCACAACAAGTATAGGGTGGATAAAGAAGTTTCCGGTAAGCTGCTTGTCTTTTGCAATATCTTAAGAGATGCTGACAAGGTCGATATTCTGAGAGTAAATGTAGAAACCCCTATGGAGGAGATATACAACGTTACAGAGGATGTTCTGTTCTCTGCAGGCGTTTCTGAGAAGGTTATGGAGCAGGTCAGGGAGCATCATGCAGTAAACCGCGATATCATGGATTCACCTGCAGAGCATCTGATCGGCCATATAGCACTTGCCTTTGAACTTGTTTATCCAAAGAGTTGGGAACTTGCCAGGGAGCAGGGATATCTTTACCAGATGTTCGAATTTCCGACCAGAAATCAGAGCACCAAAAAGGCGATTGCGGAAGCGAAAAGCGAACTTGAAAAACAAGTCGTAGTTCTTAGGAGAGGGAAATAA
- a CDS encoding ICP22 family protein, which translates to MKRNELKKKLSIAVVSIMCVALTACGQTSTATVEGEDTASSQESVAIENTELSENQNGENPPEKPDGEAPDGAPGEKPDGEAPGNPPEGGSSSADIDYKGAVEITGADSQDGETYASTTADESALLIATSDDVEITNATVTKTGDSDGGDNCNFYGLNAAVLVKDGSTTTISGASITSDADGANGVFSYGGNGGKNGAEGDGTTVIISDSTITTTGDGSGGIMTTGGGITKASDLTVETSGRSSAAIRTDRGGGTVSVNGGTYTTNGLGSPAIYSTADITVSDATLVSNLSEGVCIEGINSITLNDCDMTANNTDTNGNATFYDTIMIYQSMSGDADSGTSTFTMNGGTLTSKNGHVFHVTNTTAVINLENVKIVNEDSENILLSVCADGRNGDTNTATLNAIGQTLEGTILVGSDSELTLNLTDGSDFTGTIDGNITNAKGEEVSTEVGTVTVSIDKNSTWTLTADTYITSFDGDISCVDTNGYTLYVNGVALN; encoded by the coding sequence ATGAAGAGAAACGAGTTAAAGAAAAAACTATCTATTGCAGTTGTATCAATCATGTGCGTAGCACTTACAGCCTGCGGACAAACAAGCACAGCTACTGTTGAAGGTGAAGATACTGCGTCTTCGCAAGAAAGTGTAGCTATAGAAAATACAGAGCTTTCTGAGAATCAGAACGGTGAAAACCCTCCTGAAAAACCTGATGGTGAAGCACCTGATGGAGCTCCGGGAGAGAAGCCTGATGGCGAGGCTCCGGGGAATCCTCCTGAAGGCGGAAGCAGCAGTGCTGATATAGACTATAAGGGAGCAGTAGAGATAACAGGCGCTGATTCGCAGGATGGAGAGACCTATGCTAGTACTACTGCTGATGAAAGTGCTCTTTTGATCGCTACATCCGATGATGTTGAGATTACAAATGCTACAGTTACCAAGACCGGGGATTCTGATGGCGGAGATAACTGCAATTTCTATGGACTAAATGCAGCTGTTCTGGTAAAAGATGGTTCAACAACCACTATTTCAGGAGCAAGTATTACATCAGATGCTGACGGAGCCAACGGCGTATTCTCCTATGGCGGAAACGGCGGTAAAAATGGTGCTGAGGGAGATGGAACAACCGTAATTATCTCTGACAGTACAATTACAACTACAGGAGATGGCTCTGGCGGTATCATGACAACCGGAGGCGGCATTACCAAAGCTTCTGATCTTACTGTTGAAACCAGCGGAAGATCATCAGCAGCTATTAGAACTGACAGAGGCGGAGGTACTGTTTCAGTAAATGGCGGTACATATACAACAAACGGGCTTGGCTCACCTGCTATTTACTCAACTGCGGACATAACGGTTTCTGATGCAACTCTTGTGTCTAACCTTTCAGAGGGAGTCTGCATCGAGGGTATTAATTCTATTACCTTAAATGACTGTGATATGACTGCCAATAATACTGATACCAATGGCAATGCAACATTCTATGATACGATCATGATATACCAGTCTATGTCAGGAGATGCAGACAGCGGTACATCTACTTTTACTATGAATGGCGGTACACTTACCAGTAAGAATGGTCACGTATTCCATGTTACTAATACAACAGCTGTGATCAATCTTGAGAATGTTAAGATTGTTAATGAGGATTCTGAGAATATCCTTCTTTCAGTCTGTGCAGATGGCCGGAACGGAGATACAAATACAGCTACATTAAATGCAATTGGCCAGACACTCGAGGGAACAATTCTTGTAGGTAGTGATTCTGAGCTTACGCTTAACCTTACAGATGGTTCAGACTTTACCGGAACAATAGATGGAAACATAACAAATGCCAAAGGAGAAGAGGTTTCTACAGAGGTTGGAACTGTTACGGTTTCTATAGATAAGAACAGCACCTGGACTCTTACAGCAGATACTTACATCACATCCTTTGACGGAGATATTTCCTGCGTCGATACAAACGGATATACTCTTTATGTAAACGGAGTAGCACTTAATTAA